From the genome of Phaeodactylum tricornutum CCAP 1055/1 chromosome 9, whole genome shotgun sequence:
GACGAGGAACTCCTCTGTGATTAACACAGTAAGGCTCTTCCAGGGTTACGGTTTGTACTAATGTTGGTTCACAGTGGTTTGCCTTGGCAAATTACTATTAGCAgtaaaaagaaaagaattACACCTCTAGTTCCGGAGACGAAAATTTACCGTGCCCCATTGCTCCACATTACGCGATTGCGAATCACAGAAGGCGGGACGGGTCATCCGTGAACTCATGCAGgtcttacattaactgtaaagcgCTCAGAAGTGCGGTCAATGGAATAGCTAAAAGCATAAATCTCCTGCTTCGGCTATCGCAAACTTGTAGCCACTGAGTCTGGTGTTGCACTGAGAGTTTTACGGCCATGAATTGTCTTCAGCCGTTCGGAGGCGTCTTCGCGAAGATTCTGCATGAACGACGGAGTGGCAACTCCCTCCTGCCCATTCTGACGATCGTTGATCTGTGCCTTCATTGCCGCCATACTGTCGTTGAGTGCCTTCCGCCCAAAGGCAGGAACGACGGCAACTTTGGCGCCAGCTCAGAGTGGTTCTCGATTGCCTCGAAACACGTAGATTATGGTCATGTCTGAATATCCGATTATAACATGGACATGCATCATACTTCTGGGATATCACGGTTTCGTGTTCCTCACCCAGCTTCCTGAGCCGGGCATTGCAAGAGCGAAGAGGACAGAGCTACCGTCCTGTCTCGACACTTCCGCCCCAGAATAGACTCCAACACTTCGATCTTGTCTTTCCCAAGATTCTTCACAATAGACGGGGCAGCGTTCTGATATCTATTCCCCTCACAATCCTTAATCATTACTGTGTCATCTGCACGAGCGCGGAAGAAACACATAAAGTCGTCTTCGACAATAGTTGTATTTGTTTCTCGAATAGCTGGAAAGATTGTCCACTTGACGAACCTTTCTGAGTGCATACCCCATCCCGGATGCTTGTCATGCACAAATTGCACATGGGTCTCAAGCCGGTCAAATCGCTGTGCGGCCCATATTTCCACAGCGTCTCGTGGTCCAATAATCATGCGATCACTGACAGGATACCGCCCAAAGGCAGGAACGACAGCTACTTTGGCGCCATCTCGGAGAGGCTGCCGATTGGCTTGGAAAAGGTCGATTGGGGTCATATACACCACGTCCGACCGCAACATGGCCACACGATCATATCGTCGAGACTTCATTGTCTCGTGTTCCGTCATTAGCTCCCAAGCCGATTGGATGCTGTGCCACATTTTGACAATATTATCAGTGGTGAGTGTATACAAATACGACTTGTCACGCCACGGAAAGTACAAATAATGTCCATCTGTATCGTTGACGGTCCGTATTCTATCAATGAGCGGCTGGTATTGATCCCAAAAGGCCTGTTCTTGGTCGTAGCGAAACTCGACGATCGAGTTGGGCGAAACATTGTGGACAGCTTGCTTCAGCAGCAATATCTCGTCCGGATCAAGGCGGCCTCCGGAATTGGCCCGTCCCTCCttttcatacgtcaagtAGTAGTAGTGTACAAAATAGTCACAGTTGTGGAGTGCGTTGGGACGAATCACACTCTGTACCAACGAGGGTAACACTAAGGATTGAAAGGCTCTGGGTAGCCCGAACAGATTGATGGCGCATTTTCCTGTAGCAGCGGACTCTCCGCTGTTTTTCGGACGAAAACGCTGGCCTGACCGAAACAAACTGGTGTCATCTCGAATTTGTCGTTTGTCAACCTCTGGGCTGTAGGCCGTGCTACGAACCTGCTGCAGTGATAGATTGGAAAATGTTTGAAAATGAAGCACAGTCCTGGCAATTGAACAAGCCACGAGCAATATGACAGCCACCGATTGCTTGTTCAATCCCATCCTTTATCATGAAAAAGTGAACTCACTCAGCTCCTGCTACGGTTGTGGCCAAAAAGGCTGTTCAATACTATTGATTTTCATTTTGGCGATTTTGTTTTGTACATCAATGTCGTAGTAATTGCAAAGTTATGGATAGCTAGCAGCTATTTATGGGCGAAACTGCCAGGACTTACAAGCTTCTCAATATATTTGTCTTAATCGATTCCCTAATTATCAGTTCTCGACAGATTTGGCGGCCGTTGGCTTTTCAATAATATTGGAGTTGATACAGAATACCTTTCCAACATATATACATTGACAAAGAGAGCTGGACGGGGACATACGAAACGATCTTGGTTTGGTAGGGCCGTCGCCAACCGTGAAGCAAAATGATTCTAGATTTACAGTTGTGCAATGGGCATTCGTTCCTCGCCGTAGAGTCACGTTGAAGAACGATAACAGCACTGACAGCCGCCTCTTCAGCCGCGCCCTTCAGCTAGGCTAGAGTTGTATCAAATTGACACTCAATTGAATATATATACTACTAGTAACAGTAGCGGTCAATTGCTGTTTTGCTCATTCGGAATCCAGCGTTTAGTGAGCCGGTCAATTGCATATGCTGCTGTGAGGGAACTAGCTGCATATgtggtcgtcgtccacgacctTCAAAACCCAGGATCTACAGTTGTATGTAAGAAAGGTACAGAGAGTGAAAACGCGACTCCCTTGGCCAGTTTTGGTTCCCTTTTTCGAAATCTCTGGCCTGAAGGTTCTCGTTACGTCCCAAAAATCTTTCATGTTGTGATTGCGAGTGCAAAAGGCGTGATGTTTTCCATTCGTAAACGTACATGAATCTGCTTAGAAATGAGGACAGTGGAATGGCTTTTCAGAAGCGAAATTATCCTCATACCATCTCAATCGGACATCGCAACCTTGTAGCCACTGAGCCTTGTGTTGTATTGAGACACTTGCGGCCCAGGACTAACTCCAACCGTTCAGACACGTCTTCCCCAAGATTTTGCATGATCGACGAAGCGGCCACTCGCTCTTGGCTATCCTGACAATCATTAATTTGTACCGTCTCGTCCGCTCGGGCCCGGAAGAAACACATATAGTCGTCTTCTAGAATAGCGGTTCCGGTGTTTCGAATGGTCGGGAAGATCGTCCAGTTGATGAACCTTTCCGAGTGCATACCCCACCCCGGATGCTTCTCCTGCACGAACTGCACATGCGTCTCGAGCCGGTCAAATCGCTCTGCGGCCCATATTTCCACAGCGTGCCGTGGTCCCATGATCATACGGTCGTTGACGGGGTGCCGCCCAAAGGCGGGAACGACAGCTACTTTGTCGCCGGTACGGAGTGGTTGTCGGTTGACTTTGAAGACGTCAATTGGAGTCATGTACACCACGTCCGACCGCAACATGGCCACACGATCGTACCTTTTAGAAGTCGCCCCCTCGTGCTCCGTCATCAATTCCCAAGCCGATTGGATGCTGTGCCACAttttgatgatattgtctGTTGTAAGTGTGTACACATATGACTTATCGCGCCATGGAAAATACAAATAGCGCCCATCTGTATCGTTGGCGGTCCGTACTCTGTCAATAAGCGGTTGGTATTGATCCCAAAAGGCCTGTTCTTGGTCGTAGCGAAACTTGACGACCGATTCGGATGAAAGGTTGTGGACGGCTTCTTTCAGGAACAGTATCTCGTCCGGATTAATACGGCCGCCGGCACCTGATCGGCCGGCCTTTTCATGCGTCAAATTAAAGTAGTGCACGAAGTAGTCGCAATGATGAAGAGCGTTAGGACGAATCACATTCTCGACGAGCGATGGCAAAACCAAGGAGCGGAAAGCTCTGGGGAGCCCAAACAGGTTGACAGCGCACTTGCCGGTCGCCCTCGACACCGAACCTGTGACCCATTGTGGAACGTACAGCGCATCCGAATAATCGAACGCTGTACTGGCA
Proteins encoded in this window:
- a CDS encoding predicted protein; translated protein: MGLNKQSVAVILLVACSIARTVLHFQTFSNLSLQQVRSTAYSPEVDKRQIRDDTSLFRSGQRFRPKNSGESAATGKCAINLFGLPRAFQSLVLPSLVQSVIRPNALHNCDYFVHYYYLTYEKEGRANSGGRLDPDEILLLKQAVHNVSPNSIVEFRYDQEQAFWDQYQPLIDRIRTVNDTDGHYLYFPWRDKSYLYTLTTDNIVKMWHSIQSAWELMTEHETMKSRRYDRVAMLRSDVVYMTPIDLFQANRQPLRDGAKVAVVPAFGRYPVSDRMIIGPRDAVEIWAAQRFDRLETHVQFVHDKHPGWGMHSERFVKWTIFPAIRETNTTIVEDDFMCFFRARADDTVMIKDCEGNRYQNAAPSIVKNLGKDKIEVLESILGRKCRDRTVALSSSLLQCPAQEAG
- a CDS encoding predicted protein codes for the protein MCLLTRNTFAVIALLSFCTATALLHIYASASTAFDYSDALYVPQWVTGSVSRATGKCAVNLFGLPRAFRSLVLPSLVENVIRPNALHHCDYFVHYFNLTHEKAGRSGAGGRINPDEILFLKEAVHNLSSESVVKFRYDQEQAFWDQYQPLIDRVRTANDTDGRYLYFPWRDKSYVYTLTTDNIIKMWHSIQSAWELMTEHEGATSKRYDRVAMLRSDVVYMTPIDVFKVNRQPLRTGDKVAVVPAFGRHPVNDRMIMGPRHAVEIWAAERFDRLETHVQFVQEKHPGWGMHSERFINWTIFPTIRNTGTAILEDDYMCFFRARADETVQINDCQDSQERVAASSIMQNLGEDVSERLELVLGRKCLNTTQGSVATRLRCPIEMV